Proteins found in one Chitinophagaceae bacterium genomic segment:
- a CDS encoding XRE family transcriptional regulator translates to MKIHKKIRAIRLSKGYKQNYMAYKLDIDTANYGRLERGETKITIERLEALAKIFDLDITELVNVNRETTQNATLQDDEITEINHKLSKILYEIQYIRQQLIKTKHTK, encoded by the coding sequence ATGAAGATACACAAAAAAATCAGGGCTATTCGTCTGAGTAAGGGATACAAACAAAATTATATGGCCTATAAGCTGGATATAGATACGGCTAACTATGGCCGCCTGGAAAGAGGGGAGACCAAAATTACTATAGAACGCTTAGAAGCTCTGGCAAAAATTTTTGACCTCGACATTACAGAGTTGGTGAATGTAAATAGAGAAACAACCCAAAATGCAACACTTCAAGATGATGAAATTACTGAAATCAATCATAAGTTGTCTAAAATTTTATATGAAATTCAATATATCAGGCAACAATTAATTAAAACTAAACATACAAAATGA